The following DNA comes from Sorex araneus isolate mSorAra2 chromosome 5, mSorAra2.pri, whole genome shotgun sequence.
GAGGAGCGGGTTCGATGTCTGATGGCGCACCCGAGGATTTGGAGAAGTGCTTGTGGAGAGGGGACATAACTATCTGCAGCCCGCCGGGTCTTAGGAACTTCAGCGGtcaaccgcccccctcccccttttatGTCGGTGTATCCCGTTTCTAAACCGTTGCCTCTTTCTCCcaacttttctttcatttctctgcaTCGAATTACCCTCGCTGGCCCACCCCCTATTGTCAGGCCTTTCAGAAAAGTCCAGGTCCTCGAGGTGGAGATTTAGAAACTAGGGTCGCAGGGGCTTCTCCGCCTCCTATTCTCACGTCGGAAAACACGGGTCAAATTTCCGCTCACTTCAGAGCGGAATAAATCACGACCCCGCCGAGGAACGTTACACCAGCTTTTTAACAAAGCGTTTCACCTGAATCAAAACATGAGTGATGGGAgctgggaggcgggggagggtgttgCAGCCAGGAAGGTGCTagggtgtgtgttgggagggcgggggcggtTGCCGGTGTAGCGGGGAAAGGTGTTTCGGTCAGGAAGGTGCTAGGGTGGGCGGTGCGGGCACAATTAAGAGCAGGTGGCACCCCCAGGACCCACTGAACACATTTGGTTCTCTTTGATTGGATTGGAAAGTTTCGGATAGGAGATGGATTTTCAGCCTTGGAGATAGGTCAAAAAGTCCTGAGTGCCCTACCATAAAACCACAAAATCCTGGAtttactgggggtgggagggctggcccacacccagcttacacctggctctgtgctcagggatcattcctggaggggtcAGGAGACTCTCCTGGGAGCCAGAGccagggttggctatgtgcaaggctccATACTATCTCCTCTGTCCTAAACCCTGGATTTAAATCTAAAGTAATAGTAACCAAAGAGCAAACACGAGCAAAACCCTAAAGCCTCTGCCCTCCCTGAAGTACATGAACAGAAGGATAAATTCTGGTCTGACTTCCAGATGTGCAGTATGAGGGCTAATTGTAAACAGAGACAAAGGTATCCGTTGGCTTCCTCCCTTAGTAAGAGCAGGGATATAGTGGCATTACACTTGTACTTTTGAGGTTACCAGTTACAAGCCCTGAGAACTCGGGCTGACAGCAGCGGTCCTATGGGCCCCTCTCCCACGCCCCTGCTAAGTGGGCTGGAGTTCGGGAGAGCCAGGTCTGAGCATCTGCGCGTGTCTGTTGTTGCCTCGTAGAGCCTGTCTACGTCCCGTTCCTGATCGTCGGCTCCATCTTCATCGCCTTCATTATCCTGGGCTCTTTAGTGGCCATCTATTGCTGCACCTGCTTGAGACCCAAGGAGCCCTCCCAACAGCCAATCCGCTTCTCGCTCCGCAGCTACCAGACAGAGACCCTGCCCATGATCTTGACCTCCACAAAtctcagggctccttcccggcaGTCCAGCACAGCCACCAGCTCTAGCTCCACCGGAGGCTCCATCCGCAGGTTCTCCTTGGCCCGGACGGAGCCAGGCTGCCTGGTGTCCTCACCACCGCCACCTTATACCACAGGTCACCCAATCCACCTGACCCAGCCGTCTGGGTTCCTGGTGTCACCCCAGTACTTTGCTTACCCCCTGCAGCAGGAGCCCCCGCTGCCCGGGAAGAGCTGCCCAGACTTCGGCTCCAGTTGACAGGCCACGGACATGAATCCTCCACGGAGCAGGAGGCCAGAGAGGCACAGAGCTGCTTGTTGCAAGTATTTAGAAGGAAATTCCCCCGGGAAGCACAGCCACGTTGTGGGGGAAAGTGCTAGGAATCCACAGCAACCGTGATTGTCCAAGTTCTTAGGTCTCAGTCACAGAATGGAATTAGGTGGAAGCACCGAATTCTGGTATTAGCTCAGTCTTTTTTTGGCTTTGAAAACATGGTGGCCATAACATGTCAGTGCAGGCTATTTTTTCAAGATACACAGCGTCAATTTTAACATTGCAAATGGACTGAATACATGTTCTTGGACAATTCCGCCAGACTGCCTAGTAAAGGGCTAATGGGTTCTCTTTTTTCCATTATAAGTTGTTTGATGAGTTATAATATGAGTATATATCTCAATAAGGAAAATCGAAAACCTGATAAGAATTATAGAATGttcactttaaaaattaactacTAAGTAAACTAAGGGGATGGTgacaatttattttatgattttttgaaAGCACCTAACCATGAATAATATTAACCTCATGAGAATTGCTTCTTTTTGAACTAAtaactaaattttgtttaaaatataagagCTTTTACAGAACTTAAGATTCCACTAACCGCAGGAGTTTAACATTTGAAATGTTTATTCAGCTATTCATTGTAACACAGTATGTAAAAGCATTTCTCCCAGACAAGGGAATATTTATTGCAGACTTTATGTTCAGCGACTTTTAGAGTTTAGATGAAAGTTGGGCAGTTgggttttaaacatttatttgtaaaatgagtTATGTACAAATGTAAAAATTTGTAATTTAATCTATTTACCACATTGTCGGTACTAATGATCTAATAGTCACACtgtaatttttatgttaataacCATGGAGTTGAAAATCTACCTGTTGGTTATAATTGTCTAATATTACATATCTTAAGTGCCACTGAATTTCAAGTCTGATGACTACATATTTGGACAATTTCCTGCTgcattagaataaataaaatatgttttcgtGAAATCTATTTGAAACTTTAAAGTGTTTATTTGGGACTCTTATCTCCTTGCTTTTACTTTGCAACAAAAAGGTATGTCTTTACTTAACTTCTTTACTTCATACATTGAAATGAATTAAGGAAGACCCTACACTATCTTGAATTACATAAAATGGCTACTTAATGCATCAGAGCTTGTGGTAGGAGCAAAAGAAGTGAGTTTTCATAGCAGTTTCAGCCTGCAGACTCTAGCCTGCAACATAACTCTCAGACGTGCCCTTTGCCTTGCTTAGATTTAAGTTTGGGACATTACTTATTAAGAGCAGATTTCTGGACCAGAGATGGCTCAATAGGCCAAGTGCATGTTTTGCAAACAGAAAGTCTGGTTTGACACCTGATACTGCCTGGTcctccatgcaccaccaggaatgaccctggaggaatagcccctgaacagtgccaggtccaaaacccaaaacaacaaaaacaaagaaattcagagaTTCACGGTACAGGGGTAAGCTACTTACCCCACGCTGGttgtatccctggcactgcatatggccccctgaggagCACCTAGAAtaatgcttgagcacagagccaggagtaagccctagacatcaccaggtgtggctcaaaaccaaaagtaaacaaacaagcaagaggTCTAGATTTCTGATTTCTTATGACACTGAGAATTGGCAGTAAGTGCCCTGGCCGGTCCTTCTTAGAAAGGACATTTGCCATTTTTCAGGCCTCTGGGTCTCCCTGTATCTGACAGATCTTCAGTTTAGTTATCTATCTGGCCCTTGTGGCTGTTTTGGCAAACCAAGATTAGTATGAATTTATACTATCATGTCATCATGAATGTCTCCTCAAATGCAGCTAGAGATGAAATTCTAGTGATCCACAATGATTGGTCCTGCCTCTTTGTTTTCTAGCTAAGGAAACAAGCTCAAAGATAACATAGATTTCCCCAGgctactgggggggggggacctccAACTTctgttgctttttctttctttgaaaacagCCTGACTCCAGTATCTTAAGTTAGCCAACAtagtaaagaaaggaaaatagtaaaagagttgcttttaaaatttattattattattgctattattgttattattattattattttattattatttgagccacacccagctgtgttcagggatcattcctgacactGCTTTGGAGTCCATGTGTAGTagcagggattgaaaccaggaaGAGCACAATAACCCCTGTAACATCTCTCTGGCACAAAGGATGAGATTTTGGGAGCGTGTTCTGAACCACGGGGTTAGAGTGGCCAGTCCATACACCTGAGTCAGTCTGGATTTGAAACTGTGCTATTGTAGTGGCCCTGCACAGAGTCACATCTGAGCCTCTTGTTTAATCTGCCCAAGAACCATACTTGTCTATCATTACACTGATTTccttcatatttattatttcccgTTCCTTTGGTATTTTAGGACAAAATTTTTTCAGgcgctgaggattgaactcacgGCCTCACATATGTGAAGCCCGTGCCCTTTTGCTGAGCAAATTACACAATCTTGACTGAGCTCATATTATGAGCCAAACCCTACTTTAATTATTCACATGCTTAGTTTTTATCTTCCAAGTAACATTTGAAAAGTGAGGCATGGAGAAGAGAGAAGTCACTTGCCCAAGTGCTGGATGTGAAATCAGACTCAAAGAACAGGGGAGCAAGAGCCTTAAGACTGAAGCAAGGGGCCTTAGCACTTTTCTCTGAGGCAGTGACTCCATCGAATGCAGTGCACCCTCTCTAGAGCAAACAATTGTGACATCCTTCTAACTATGCTACAATGCAATTCATGAATATTTCTCACTCCGCTTATCATTTCATCTTCCCAACACAATGGTTTAGTGCTAAATGCAATGAAGACAAGAAAAAGGTGAAGGATTTTGAAATGTTGGGACTTGGGCAGATTGAATAAAAGGCTCA
Coding sequences within:
- the SHISA3 gene encoding protein shisa-3 homolog, translating into MGALLALCLLLGWLCWSPADAQQSGEYCHGWVDVQGNYHEGFQCPEDFDTLDATICCGSCALRYCCAAADARLEQGSCTNDRGELEHPGITAQPVYVPFLIVGSIFIAFIILGSLVAIYCCTCLRPKEPSQQPIRFSLRSYQTETLPMILTSTNLRAPSRQSSTATSSSSTGGSIRRFSLARTEPGCLVSSPPPPYTTGHPIHLTQPSGFLVSPQYFAYPLQQEPPLPGKSCPDFGSS